AGCTGAACCTGTTCAACAGCTCCGTGTGGCATTACGAGGCGGATCTCGTGCTGAAGCGCTATCAGGATGACTTCGCGGAAGCGATCCGGCGCGGGTACGATGGCCGCCCGCCGGAGGAAGTGTGGAATTTCCCGGCCGCGCTCATGTTCTGTCTCGCCGTTTTCACGATGATCGGTTACGGTAATATGGTGCCCAGGACGGCGTGGGGTAAGGGCGCGACCGTCATCTACGCCACGTTCGGCATCCCGCTCTATATCCTGTACTTCATGAACATGGGCAAGGTGTTGGCGTCGACGTTTAAGTGGTTGTACACCTGGTTCCATGAGTGCAGCCATCGGAGCGATGAGGACGGTGGGTTAGCTCTGGAGGAAGGTCCTGGGCTGGCGCCTCGGAAGCGCATCATCGTGCCGACGACGGCGTGTCTCTGGGTGATCACGATCTACATCGCAACCGGTACGATCATGTTCgcggaatgggaaaaatggaCCTACCTCGATTCGGCCTACTTCTGCGTTACGAGCCTATGCAAAATCGGCATCGGAGATCTCGTGCCGGGTGCGAACATCCTTGATTCGCAGAGCGGCAAACCGACCAAGCTGGTAATCAACTTCGTCTACATGCTGCTCGGCATGGGCCTGGTCGCGATGTGCTACATCCTGATGCGTGAAGAGGTCCGCATCAAAATGCAAGAGATCAAGGAGGACACGCGCCTCTGTCTCGAGGATCTGAGCTCGAAgtttgcgaaatgttgcgGTACGAAGGACTCGCAGTACTACGACTAGCGCACGATTTGATCCGCGAACAATTCCAGCCCCCGTCACCCCGCCATCTTCCACCTGCCCTCCGTCTAGCAGTACCGCCAAAGGGGCAGCCAATGTTCCCTCATCATGTTGTATTAGTATTTACACGTATCGGATTAGCATAAGGGAGGCGCCACGCACAGTAAGCAAGCGCGCTCAAGGCacttcaataaaacaaaaaaaatctttccgTAATGTGTTCCGAATTCCTACATCTCGCCTGCGTCGCCCTGCATCGTCCCACCAACCCACGGAACATGCGTGCGAGCATACATTTATGCCTATATATAGCCGTACGTGTGCTGACCGGAAGATGCGCGGTTCGATTGGCAGACTGGAGGAGTGAGTAGGTGCTACAAATCCGGAGTATTTATGTAACGCGCCCCCTGGTGGCCAATTTTCAGCTCTAGCTTCTTCCAAACCGGAAACCCAACCGGGACAGCCAGCGTCCTGCATCCGGTGCATCGAAGCGTAacagtgtgtgtgggtgggagggcgcgcacacacgcgcacatacACTGTGAGTTAGAGAGCATAAACATTGGGTGAGCTTTGGCGCACTTCTGGCTGCCGTACTTACGCTGCGAAATTCGTCCGATGACCCGACCCGATGGGATCGTCCGTTGATTGGTGAAAGGTGATCAGAGTAGACCGAGTGGACTGAGAAGGAGCGGAATTGTTGCTGATAGCGAATGTGCGGTTCACCTCGACCGGGGAGTTGATTACATCCCGAAGATGGCGGGCGCCATCGCGGGTGGCTGCTTCGCGTTGGTTgtgcgttttcctttcttccttgTTGTGggctttgttgttttgctttgttttattgcagCCTTTGTTTCtctcgtgcacacacacacgcacacacacatacacgcgcgtgAGAAGGGACGGCTAGAAAGACATCCTCCGGCAGGGTCACCGGGCTTCGATTTTGCAACGCCCGCCCTTTCCCTTCGCTGGCGGACTGGACCGACCGAGCTCGCGGGGTTCGCTTCTGGGCAGCGGAAATGACGACCGTTTGGGGGAAATGGTGAAAACTAGCGATAAAACCGGAGccggaaaacgaaacgctaccgaaacggtggaaaacacgcGCGTTCACACAGAAATGCTCACTAGCCGGGACAGCAACGCtttctgttgtgttttttcgaGCCCCCCACCCTTTGTATTGGAAGACCGATTTTCGCTTGTATACACACACGACAGGGCTGCCAATTTCAAAGCGGCTGATGGCAGACGAAACGTCAAAAGTGGCCAAGGTTTACAGTTCAGTCCAGTTAGGCTGCACACCGAACGAATATGCAGAAAATGCAGTCTCTGCTGCCACTGCAACTGAGATGCATTTGTAAAAAGACACTAGAGAGCGTATAGAACCCTCAACATcatctttttgttgtttaacaCGTGGCATTATTTGTttaacagaacaaaaaaaatggccactttAAAACGcgatagttttcttttgaacGAGGTGGTAAAAGTATGGTGTCTTATACATCGTTAGATTACTTTAAAtttctttctcgtttgttACATCACTCTAACGATGAAGCTGTAAGTATCTGAAGTAAATATCAACCGTTACCAACATGTTCCACGAAACGATGCAATCAAATGccagtgaaatatttcaatgaaatgtttcagctTATATAACGAATTTCGCAAAATGCCGCCGTAATTTATGCCAAGAAGTACTATTCTCATTCTATGAAAAATAGGAGCTCAAATGTAATATAAAGGCAAACTCGTCAGTTTTAAAGAATTGCGTAAATTAACAAATTATGTTCATCTCACCTTAGCTAAATTAGAGTTCAATTCTTCTCATTACGTAAGAAAGTAATAGAATCCAACGAATCCTTGTAGTAAATGGCGTTTATTTAAGTCTTTGATAGTACAAGACGCAGACATACACATTTGCAGATCATAAAATGCAAAAGTTTAGGATGTCAACAGtagtttcattcaattaacgTCAACAGCCAGTTGTACAATGTGGCCTGTGAAATGTCTGcgttgaaattaaatttcgacGGTACCAAAAAGAATAACAATTCATATTCAATCAGCTTTATTTCTCAATATTTTCTTTCGTCATTCCCAACCACAATAACCCATCGTTAGTATGATGAATTTCTATGGATACTAAGATTATACGGTTCGCATAATATACATTCATACAATGACCATGAATGTACAATGATCATGAATGTAGCTCAGGAAAGAAGACACAAGTATTGCCCCATAATATCGTGGATTTCTCAATTTGTTCTGTACTATTCCGTCAATGCATTGTATGATTCTATTTACTTATGCCTTCAGCAATttcataattaatttaaagtacatatcaataataaaaaatataatactaCAGTTTCTATTACACCAAAATGTGTATACGCTTACAAATTACGGTTGATTTTTGTCATAAGAGAACATTTAAGAGTTTtttcaatatgttttttttattttacaacttTTTTCCTTGAAGAAAAAGGATGGCCTCGATATCATTTCATATTCTTTTCGTGTTGTTCCATGttcttttctccttcttcttcaaATGTAGCAATTTGTTTCCAAATCGTTCAATTCTAAGAAATATATAAGACTATCCTTTGTTTTCATTTAGAAAACATCCAGAAAAGATAATTGATTATCTAAGGAACCCAGTAGTTGCCTATAAGAGTATTAAGCATTGTATCATTGTTAGactattttgtttaaattgaaaGATTGTGTTTTCACTCCAATCGTATTAATTATCACCTGGTGACAATCGCTGAGCATGGCATTTTATTTCCGTTTCTGCGATAAAAACTATCGACACTTGCTGCCTCGCTCGTTATAGTAATATGTTCTGCTGTGTTGTAAAAATTCTATGTCATGGGTTTTAAATCACTACTGACGCTTAAATCATTACTTTTCTCAAACGTATGCTGCACTTATCATAATAAAACCTCTTAGTTCAATTGTTATCCATATTAATAACGTCTATTAGTTCTTTTACATGGTTATATCGGCGCCTGTGCGTATTTACGATCTGCTGGTTTTCTTCATCTTTATTTTACACAATAATTTGATTCCTCTTATTGTTTGATTGTATACATATATTGATTATGTTAAATACGATCAAATCTTTGCGGTGTTATATTcatttagatttattttttaaaattcttCTTATATTTCATGCAAAAAAGAGTATGCGAGGGAGAGGGGGCAGGGGAGTGATAAAAAACTATGTCTGTGCAATTTTACCATGCatatttgtatttgttttattctcatATTATTATAGGTATTATATTGTTACTTTCGACAATACGTCTGCTCTATTTAGattccgttttgcttttggGAATGGCATTTCATACGATACTTTATATTCTTCGAGGAAGATGTTTTAAACTTTAGCGCTCTTTGTGCATGTTTTACGTTCCGTTGAGAGAGTACTAACATTTCCGCAATATCATGACTTATATACAATTTCCGCGAAATACGTAATTCAATAGTGgatttttctcttattttgGCATAAAAAATTGATTATAAGTATGGTTTCAATGTGTTACTGTATGCGGGGAAGGAGATGATTTAGGTTCGACGAGGGGTTGGTTGCCATGGTGAAGGGTTTCGAAAACCGATCGGAAACAACATAAAACGTACAGTTAGTCTCTACCGGGTCGCTATACTTTAGTATCGATAAGTTGAAATCATTGCAAACTTGGTAACTAGTTTCACGCAAAACGATGATAATTCGCAAGCgctgatatatatatatagtttttgttttctcattgTTTGTTCTAAAGTTTACTTTCGAGCCGTTCAGCTAATtcgaagagcgagaaagattAGAGTTCACGATCAAACGTTGATGTTTGCCCGATATGATGGAGAGAATGCAAGAAAATAAGAGATTCCTCTCTATCCTTGCCCTATTAACTGGGACTCACGTTTCATTTTACCTTGCTACAGCAAGGCGAACATTTACATGTGAAATATTACGTTACTATTCATCTTTCCGTTTTGTTAGATTTTAGCGAAACAAAAGACAACGTTTTGCTTGGAGTGTATGGCAGAACCGAGAGTATATACAAGCAGTGCTTTCGCTCTCCTCTTTCTCAATTTTATACACATTATATTCATTGTTCAGACTTATATTGTTTTGTCTTacgttttttgttcccttttgaCATTCGTTGCGCGAGGTTTTATCTTCTTTCTCTATCTttatctctatctctttctttctctctctttctctcttttttcttgctttcttc
This genomic interval from Anopheles nili chromosome X, idAnoNiliSN_F5_01, whole genome shotgun sequence contains the following:
- the LOC128729136 gene encoding TWiK family of potassium channels protein 18, with the protein product MIRQRSSVRSRGSSSTTISDPRERVKDCCRKFVAFMCTQVGVGGLIVAYALVGAASFMSIETREPNPLIEQVATLRRNCAAELWDVTEQLNLFNSSVWHYEADLVLKRYQDDFAEAIRRGYDGRPPEEVWNFPAALMFCLAVFTMIGYGNMVPRTAWGKGATVIYATFGIPLYILYFMNMGKVLASTFKWLYTWFHECSHRSDEDGGLALEEGPGLAPRKRIIVPTTACLWVITIYIATGTIMFAEWEKWTYLDSAYFCVTSLCKIGIGDLVPGANILDSQSGKPTKLVINFVYMLLGMGLVAMCYILMREEVRIKMQEIKEDTRLCLEDLSSKFAKCCGTKDSQYYD